A stretch of DNA from Nitrospirota bacterium:
AGGGTGACTCCACAGGGGGGAAGATCGAACTTAAAAACCAGAAGAACTCTATGTTACGAATAACAGTTGAGTGGATTACAGGCAGGGTGAAGGTAAAAGAGTTAAGAGTTAAGAGTTAAGAGTTAAAAGTTAAAAGTTGAAAATGATGAATAAAAACTTAGAAACATACATATGGTCAGTCGACAGTCGACAGTCACTTGACACTCGACACTCGTGACTCGTCACTAATAGCGGCTTCACACTTATTGAGATTATGGTTGCTATTGCCATACTGGGCATAGGCATTGTCATGGTTATGCAGCTTTTCTCAGGTGGGCTCAGGTCTGGTGGAGCCTCTCGTGATTACACCAGGGCTATTATTCATGCAAAAGAGAAGATGGAAGAGTTGTTTATTGAACCAGTTTCAGGCTCTGGAGAATTCACAGAAGGCTCTGTCGCTACTGGAAATAACAGCTTTCGCTGGCATGCGGAAGTTTTACCTCACAGCGAGACACCTGTCACAACCGAAGAGACAGCATTGAAATTATTAAAGATAAAAGTAAAAGTATCCTGGTCTGACCCTAATAAAGAAAGGTCGGTGGAACTTGTGAGTTTGAAGGCAGTTTTGGAGGAGGAGTTTAAGTGAGTAAAAAAGGCTTCACGCTCTTAGAACTCCTTATTGCCATGGCGATATTAAGTCTTATCACGCTCATAGTTGGAAGTAGTCTCGGCCTTGGCATCCGTGCATGGGACAAAGGAGAGGCAGATATAGATAATTCCCAGAGACTGAGGTTCTTCTCAGAGAGGCTAAGCCAGCAAATAAAATCTGCTTACCCGTATCAAATAGAAATAGATGGGAAAAAGGTAGTTGCCTTTCAGGGCAAATCTGATTCCATCTGGTTTGTTACACCATCCGATGCCGGGTTAAAATGGGTCTCCTATTTTGTAAAGGACGATGCCCTCATGCTAAGGGAAGGCATTATTCCTGATAAAAAAGTCTTAGAAAAAATTTCAGTAGAAGGGGATGTCCTCGACTCAAAGGTATCTGCGCTTAAATTTGAATACTTCTCCTCAGAAGAAAAAGAATGGAAGGAATCATGGGATTCAGACAAGTCCCTTCCAGGTGCAGTAAGAGTCAGGGTAGACAAATTTCAGCCCTTTGTAATGTCTATCCCATCAGGATTAAAGGATTATGAAAAGAAATAACGAAGAAGGCGCTGCCCTCATGCTTGTCCTGTGGGTGCTGGTTCTGCTTACAGCAATAGTTACAGAATTTGCCTTTTCCATGAGGACAGAAGTCAATATCACAAGGAACTTCAAGGAAGAAGAAGAGGCATATTATGCAGCCTTATCAGGGATTGAGCAGGCAAAGGCAGAGATCATCTCTGCAAAGGAGCAAATGTATCTTGATGAAAAGGGCATCCTGATGTTTGGAGAAAAGGAAAAAAGTCCTGACAGGGAAGGCAGATTCGGGAATACCGCATATTCCTATGCAATCATAGATGAAGACAGAAAGATAAACCTCAATTCTGCAACTCCCGAACAATTAAGATATATACTCAGGTATTCAGGTGTAGAAGGAACAGAGCTTGACACAATAATTGATTCCATTTTTGACTGGAGGGATGCAGACAACCTCCACAGGTTGAACGGAGCAGAAGAGGATTATTATCAGTCTCTGCCAAAACCATATAGCTGTAAAGACGGGCCTTTTGATACAGTTAAAGAACTTCTCCTTGTAAAAGGCATTACACCAGAAATTCTTTATGGCTCAAAAAACATAGAGTCAAAATATAAAGGCATTGCTCAATATCTTACTGCAAAGAGCTCTCACATGATTAATATAAATACTGCTGACAGGGTTGTGCTCGAGGCAAAGTTCGGGCCTGCCGTAGCAGAAAATATAATAATGCAGAGGAGCGCAGGGCCGATACTGAACCCGATGGCAGGCGGAATTGTTAGGTCCACATACTTTACTGTCATCTCCACAGGCAGTAGTAATAAAATTAAGAGGGCTATCAAGGCATTGGTCTTGAAAAAAAGCGAGAAGACTTTAGAAATCCTTTACTGGAATGATAACCGGGTGAGTTCGTGAATTTAATTTATTTTGGGCAGCAATGGTTTAAGGATAAATTTTTCAAAAGCGTTTTGGGCATTGAGTTCAGGGATGACTCTTTAGTAGCCACATGTCTTAAAAACACTGTATCAGGGATAAAACTGGCCTCATCGATAACCCTTCCATTTAACAAGGACCTGCATGAAGATGCAGTTTCAGAGATAAAGAAATTTATCAGCCAGCACAGGATTAATACGAAAGCGGTATTTGTGAGTATTCCTAAGAAATGGGCAATCATCAAATTCATGGAGGTCCCGGCGCCAGAAAAAGATAGTCTTAAGGGACTAATGCAGTATGAGGTTGAGCGGCATGTACCCTTTCAAATAGAAAATGTATTTTATGACTTTCATGCCCTGGGCAAGAATGGCAATAGTTACAGGATTGTGCTTGTGGCTGTTCAGAAAGAGAAAATGGAAAATATAATGGAGTTCCTGAGGAAGAGCTCTCTTAAGCCTCAGGCTATTAATATCTCCTCATTTTGCCTCCTTAATGCAATAGAGTTAAGCGGAAACAGGGCAGATAGATGGCAGGAGCTCTTAGGATTAACAAGAAGGTCAGAGATATTCGGGGCCAGTGAGGATGTATGCATCTCTCTTTTTTTAAGGCCAGGAGAATCTGACATGGCAGTAATAAAAGGAGGCTCCTGCATGTATCTTAAAGATGCTGCCATTGACCTGGATAATTCAGAGGTCTTTTTAGAGGAGCTTTCCCACGAATTAAACGAAACCCTTTCAGGGCTTTCAATAAAGAAGATTGATAGATTAATACTCTCAGGCCCTGGTTCTACGAGGCAGGGGCTTTCCCAATCTGTAGCAGAAAAATTTGGCATAAAAGTAGTAGCTATCAACCCAATCTCAAAATTTTCTACCAGTGCAAAAGACGCTGAAATGCAGGAACTATCTCCATCTCTCGGCGCCTGCCTCTCAGGTTTTGGCCTTGGAAATATAAAGATAAATATCCTTCCCCATAAGCAGGGGGCAGGAGAGAGGCAAATCGGCCCTTTAATTACAAAAATATCCCTGCCTGTTATTCTACTTCTCGGCCTCGGCATACTGGCATCAGGGATGTCCAATGAGAAAAAGTCTCTCAGGCTAATTGAGGAGGGAATTAAAAAGAATGAGCCAGAAATGGCAGCAGTCGAAAAACTCTCAGCAGGGCTTAATGAGCTCGGCAAAAAAAAGAAATTTCTTCTTAGCGTGGAGACTGATACCGTCAGCAAACTCGATATACTTGCTGAGCTGACGAATGTAATACCTGCCGATGCCTGGATTACAAACCTTGATTATAAAGAGTCAGAAAGAAAGGACAACAAGTACAGGGGAGAGCTTGTGATAAGTGGATTTGCTGCATCATCCTCAAAGCTTATCTCAGTGCTTGAGGATTCTCTGTTTTTTGAAAATGTGGAGTTTATGGGGCCTATTACAAAGAGCAGTGGGAAAGAGGGATTTAAAATCAAGGCAGTGGTTGTCAAACCTGCTGAACTTGTTTCAGCATCTAATAAAG
This window harbors:
- a CDS encoding prepilin-type N-terminal cleavage/methylation domain-containing protein, whose protein sequence is MSKKGFTLLELLIAMAILSLITLIVGSSLGLGIRAWDKGEADIDNSQRLRFFSERLSQQIKSAYPYQIEIDGKKVVAFQGKSDSIWFVTPSDAGLKWVSYFVKDDALMLREGIIPDKKVLEKISVEGDVLDSKVSALKFEYFSSEEKEWKESWDSDKSLPGAVRVRVDKFQPFVMSIPSGLKDYEKK
- a CDS encoding general secretion pathway protein GspK produces the protein MKRNNEEGAALMLVLWVLVLLTAIVTEFAFSMRTEVNITRNFKEEEEAYYAALSGIEQAKAEIISAKEQMYLDEKGILMFGEKEKSPDREGRFGNTAYSYAIIDEDRKINLNSATPEQLRYILRYSGVEGTELDTIIDSIFDWRDADNLHRLNGAEEDYYQSLPKPYSCKDGPFDTVKELLLVKGITPEILYGSKNIESKYKGIAQYLTAKSSHMININTADRVVLEAKFGPAVAENIIMQRSAGPILNPMAGGIVRSTYFTVISTGSSNKIKRAIKALVLKKSEKTLEILYWNDNRVSS
- the pilM gene encoding pilus assembly protein PilM — translated: MNLIYFGQQWFKDKFFKSVLGIEFRDDSLVATCLKNTVSGIKLASSITLPFNKDLHEDAVSEIKKFISQHRINTKAVFVSIPKKWAIIKFMEVPAPEKDSLKGLMQYEVERHVPFQIENVFYDFHALGKNGNSYRIVLVAVQKEKMENIMEFLRKSSLKPQAINISSFCLLNAIELSGNRADRWQELLGLTRRSEIFGASEDVCISLFLRPGESDMAVIKGGSCMYLKDAAIDLDNSEVFLEELSHELNETLSGLSIKKIDRLILSGPGSTRQGLSQSVAEKFGIKVVAINPISKFSTSAKDAEMQELSPSLGACLSGFGLGNIKINILPHKQGAGERQIGPLITKISLPVILLLGLGILASGMSNEKKSLRLIEEGIKKNEPEMAAVEKLSAGLNELGKKKKFLLSVETDTVSKLDILAELTNVIPADAWITNLDYKESERKDNKYRGELVISGFAASSSKLISVLEDSLFFENVEFMGPITKSSGKEGFKIKAVVVKPAELVSASNKEKSQ